The nucleotide window ATCAGTGAATGAGAAATCTCTTTCTCGccttctctcacaaacacacacacacacacacacacacacacacacacacacacacacacacacatcagcctCTTTTCAATTTGTTCATCTGgcagcattttaaaaaaaaaaatcaatattttctaTAATACATTCAAATTGGAGCACCACAAAATTTGGCACACATCTACACCagctaatataaataaaaaccaggcatcaaaaatattaaatataacagTGATAACCTAGACAGAATGTAAACAAACGAAGAAGAAATGTACACATCTCTGCATGCCTGCAATTCTCATATCCAACgaagagaaaaacatttaaatgtcacTGCTAAATTCAAGATAAGGGCTCTTGTCATCACTTTTTTTGCTTCAgatgaaaaaatgtaaataatataacgtacaattataaaaaaaactaaaggtGCATGGAAGAAAGCTTTAGCTACAAATTTTGAGTTACATTTTTTCTTGTTATATAGTGTCAGTTGGAAAACTGACAAAAATGACcttgtaattaaatgtaattaggcCAATACCTTTGGCGTGTGAAGATTCTGGAGCTTGGCCTAACAGATGACACGGCACACATAAATCATGCACTGACTTGCTTTAGTCATACAACTAAACTATAATAGCCTCTTTACACAACAGAGTTAAGGCTGCTCTGTTCCTGCTCAACATTCTTTGTAAAGACTCAATGCTGtataaaagccagactaaattaTACCTGCTCTGACCCACCTCAGCCCCTAGTTTCAAAGGTGTTTCCGATGCTGTTTttgttctgtgtaaatgaaatgcagcatcagagcagaCTTGTTGTtgactttataaatgtaaaataattttcattaatttcatatatttaaatgcatgactttatatttaaatcattaaagGTTATTTTTTTGGTATATATGCCACTTCAGGTGCAGCCTTTGCTGTGTAAAGATGGCTCATGTCTCAATATTTCATCCTGAATGTTGCCACTTTGACCTCCCAATATTTTAAAGATTCTTGCAACAACTTTAGGAAAAAGATGAGACCAGCAGATATAAGGCAAGCATATAAGCAGTTTCCTCTTTTGCCGAATGTCTGTTGAGTCGGTACTGTTTGAGTTCACATTCTGGGCAGGGTTGCACCATCTGTGTGTAAGGTCTCGCTTAAGTTGAGATGTAAAATTCACTCTATAGTAACTACTAGTCAGTTGTAaattggttgcaccacctgttcttaaggcaagatttAGTCAAGTAGAtgtaaactctccgtaaagtgatgcatagtcgcataatatgacgtttttaCTtctattgatccaataagcagccttcacaTTTGAGACAGAAGTGTTACAAAGCTGTGAATTTCCATTTgctcttgttacggttgatgttcaaaccttgtttgctcgtgtaactgtcagctgtaataaatggcatccccattaaaatatgatgcataataaaacaagatggtatatttagcctatgtaaataacaatatttaataactgTATCTAATATTAGTAaggggcaataaataaatacttgtaCAACATGctggaaaaatacaaattaattcattttaatatcttatatattttgtatatgttgaaacttaACAGTGGGCAGCATACACAGCAAAGTGCACCATTAGATGGTTACATGCTGAAGTTGTACgttttttatgtaatgttttcTCCCATAAATTTAAACGCATGTTATGCaacatcataatatatgtcaaaaggactgaagcctgtcatgcaaaacatgagctcattgatgtcattaaatgaatcAGATTTTTTACTCCATCAGTTACTCCTGGTCTGAGGCTTACGTAAATATTTAGtatatacgtagggttacgttctacctaattttaatggtgcaacgctcaaatatttagtagtgcttaaattgtgacttagtgccatttacgccacaactagacTAAGTTCTAACTtacatatagctggtgcaaccagccTCTGGTGAACATGAGGAGCATTTTTCATCTTTGGGTCACATTTTGAGTGAAACTCTCCATCATTATTTTCCAAACACGTTCTTTTTATGATGAGATAACCTCACTGTACGCTGGCGCCGGCTGCTCTTTGCTTGCCAGATTCTTAGCGTTTGACTGTAAACAAGCATTTGAGCTCCTCATGTTCGAGATGGACCTTGCCTTGCTTATCTGGCGTGACCCCTGCAACCTGTGGACACATTCAAAGCACCGTTTGCCCACCAGGTAGATGATCTCGCAGAAGGAGAGCAGGATGCACACCAGACTTGTCACCACCATGAAGATGGTGAAGATCTTCTTCTCTGTCGGCCGAGAAATGAAGCAGTCGACCACGTTGGGGCAGGGATCCTCGGAACACTTGAGCGGGGTCGGAAAGTCGTAGCCCTCATAGATGTGGTAGAGCAGGTAAACAAAGGTCCCATCCACAACCATCTTAAAAACCAGGGAGAGAACATAGGTCCACCAAAGACCACCATGCTTCTTTCCAGTGTTGGCATACAAGCGCTGACACCCCTCACCGTATTTCAGACGGTGCTTTCTCTCGCGTTCCTCACGATATGCCACATGCAGCAGCACTAGAAACGATGGGCAGGTGACGAAGATGAGCTGCAGTGCCCACAGACGTATGTGGGACACTGGAAAGAAGTGATCGTAGCAAACATTATGGCAGCCAGGCTGAGCCGTGTTACATGTAAAGTCTTTCTGCTCATCGCCCCAAACCTTCTCGGCAGCAACAACATAGACCATGACCCTGAAGAGGAAGACTATGGACAGCCAGACACGACCAATTGCAGTGGAGTACTTGTTGACCCCGCTCAGGAGACCCTGAAAGATAGTCCAATTCATGGCACCTCTGAGCTCTCAGGCAATGTTACCTGAATACTTCTCACCTGAGAACAAAAAAGGAGGGGGCACATAGAAAGTAAGAACATAAAGAGAACATAACATAAAAAGAAATGCTCCTCAACATATTCCCTTTGGTGTGGTGGTGTCCTCGTTCTCTgaccacatacacacaaagacaaCATCGTATTACCACACAAAGaactttctctttaaattaaCTTTAGAACTTTGTCTAATATTTGTACTACAATGATTAAATGACAAAACTTTTATATACGTGTTCAGGCGATTTAACTAATTCCACGTTTTAGAGCTCAAGTTAAAAGCTGAATAAATACAATCCTACAATTAAAAGCATGAATCATAAACCATGTGAATCCAAACATTTTAAACGGTCAGTAATCGCAAATAATTTCAGCGCATCTCTTAAAGTTTGCTTTAGTTTcagaataaatgtttaaaattgacATAGTTATAGcaatttaattgtaaaaataaaagtaagCTTAAATCGTTTGTACTCACAATCTGAGAGAGAGAGTTCAGAGCCGTCTTAAGTGAAGTCTTAGCACCGTAACACTGACGTGCAGGCGGAGTCGGATGAGCTACGGGCGTCAGGCACAACTGTGGCACGTGTGATGAATTGTACCCATTGATGACACCTAGTGGAGAACTTCATCAAGGATCCCTGGCTGCAGCTGGCAGAACGGGTCGGGCTACATACAGGGCGGGGCTACACTTATCGCTCCGCCCATAACCTACTCTCATTGGCTCGGTCATTTTTAATAGGTGTATAAATATAGTCATGAAAAtttttgtaatattctaattccattaaGCTCCTATTCTATATTGATTCATATTCATTCCTTTGAAGGATTGTAAAAGATTATCTCTCATCATCGCTTCAAAAATGTGTGCTCCGTTATGTCGTCGGCCTAAAAATTTTTTATTTCTAATTGACATGCACACAGAAACCAACAGCAGTCAACAAATAGTACAGCGGAAAATAAGTAATATTGCATGAGGCATTCAGGCTATAACTGTTAATACTGTACTGACGTATGCATGAGCATCAAACACCAAAAACATTTCAGTTggcatttaataacattttcatgTCAGTTTCAGACTTTATAAATCCCGATTTATTCTTCACTTTTAACGGAGGATAAAATCCATGAAATTTATTGAATATCACAAACAAGGAAGTACTATAATAAAACAGTTTTGCTcaaatattaaattttatttaaatgcgTTTAGATTGTCACAGTTTGTGTCCACAAAAAGAAAACgcaatttgttttgaaaattgcCCAGAAGTACTGATATAGTGCCTATATTGcagaggttttcaaactggggtctagAGATCgcgaaaaaaaagagaaaaacaaaaaaaaataacaaatcttaATAAAAAGCCAACATTGTAAAAAGCTGACAACATAACAAATCAAACATTTGAAATTATTACCATTTCATTCTAAAATCATGAGATTAGTGATTTTATTATATCGACAGCCATAGGTTTAAAccataacaaaaacaaatctgcataTAATTTCATATACTATGAAAAAAGTatcctttttttaataaataaattaacttaaatattctcttaaaagctgctttaaaacaatatctattgtaaaaagtgctatggaaacattttaatttttcttcACAGTTAATAAACATTGCACAATAGAAACAAAGAATACACGCtgccaaatcaataaaaaatatttattctacATTAATTTTGCAAAGAACAATAATGACAGGGCAAGTACACATCTAAAATTCTGGCCCAGCAATAAAAAAATCCTTACCTGTCAAAATCTGAAGTGTTAGCATTTTAGTTGTCAATTAACTACATATTACATTCAATAATTAATAGTCTGAATGCAGATAAGCACTGATGTTTCGAGGCaggaaataaatatttcttaagAGAAAAAGCCAAACAACAGATGAGaacaaaactgtatttatttcatttaaactgtACAACAGTCACCAATATATTTGTTTGCATGAAAAGTATTGGTTGACACTTATCACAACCAAGTTATACACCTCTGGGACTTTGTTTTTAAGATTCAGGTTTTCATTGGGAGAGGTTCACATTTTTTGTTCTCTAGATTGAGAACTGGGTCATGCCTGAAGAGAGTGGAAAACCCTCAGACACTCACACTCAGGACAGAAGTCAAACATGAGAAATGACTGTGACAGAGGAATGAAAACAAAGATAAGTTAACGATGTGAGCAGAGTAGATGGGCATCATTGGGAAGGACTATCTACGACAATATTATATGTTCAAACAATATTGACATCAGAcactcttaaagtgatagttcacccaaaaatgaaactcccCATCatattgttcaaaacccatatgattttctttcatggaagtcaaaatgagatgttaggcagaatgttagtgatCAACAgcctcactcaccattcactttcattgtatggaaaattgtAAGGAGCAGCATCAACATTATTAATTTTTCTCCTTTCGTGTTACACAGAATCAACTTATGTATTTTGAGCGACATGAGGATAATGAAGACCatgaatttttggttgaactatccctttaaggatacaATCAAGCTGGGTATGGAGGGTGATTTTGGTTTGAGAATCCCACAGAATTTCATAATTACTGAGCTACAAAACAGAGGCAGTTTCAAGTCAAAGGAACAGTGACCTGAATGGACCTCAAATCCATGTGTACACTTTACACACGTGGAGCACTCAGTCTGGATTCACAACCCCCATGACCATTCTTAGATAGGCAACCACAAGTCCAGGCTGCAATGGTCATGGAAATTCTATAAAACATATAATTGTTttgtcacaataaaataaaaaaataaaatgaaagcatATATAGAAATAAGGGTCCTTTTTGAATACTGTGGCCTGATTGCATATTATTCCTCCTCGCTTTCATTTTCAGGGTCCAGATCTGAATCACCATTCGCTTTTGATTCATCATTCATATCttcctcttcatcatcatcatcatcttctgtaTGTTTCGGTTTGTCTCCGGTCACTTCCATTGTTGCCTCTTCCTCCTCCCAGTCCTGAGGGACAAATCAATATGAGAACAATCCCATACTCCCACTATACATTTCAAACactcaaaaagaaaaatgaaagaacAAAGATAGTATGGAAGAGGAAATAAAAAggagaaaaatgaaaaatagaagGGGAAAAAAAGCAAGTGTGCCTTACATCAGACTCATCCTCTGGTCGTCCTTCATCTCCAGAACCTTCTTCCTCATCGGAAGACTCTgcaaaacaataaatatgtataaataataatactctaataaaaaataataaaaactccaagtgaaagtttaaaatgtattactataaaccagtaatatgcataattattaaaatgacagacagaataagaattttttttttacattttgtgaaaatcATAACATCAAACAGTTACAAATCAATGGGACTAGCTAAGTGTGTCAAAGTTTTAtttccatttaatatttttaatttgcatATAGCATAGTTTCTTCTCTGCTGTCCACTGCACTTTAATATGTCAGAACAGACATGACCCACCACTGGTTTAAACTACATAGATCAATCTTACAGATTcactatatttaataaaaaatagaattatttgctaataaaaataaactggcTTTGTCTCtaagaaaaagataaaaaagcAGAATGAGAGCTCCTTTACCTTCTTCATAAACCAGTTTGGCTGTGTGATCAATGTCTCCAGCTTTTTGAGTGCTGTGGCTTGTCGCCATCTAGTGGAAGAAAAAGAATATTCAAAGTGAGTGTGTAAAATCTCGGgcagctcaaaaaaaaaaaaaacacatttgtttggGTTGCATGCATCTCAGTAACTCACCTGTGTCATAAACAGGTAGAGTTTGCCGTGGAGTCTGGTGAGCTGATGAAATAACTTCACTCTGCTCTCAATCATGTGGTAGATCGACCCTAACTGAGACACCAGATCAGGCAGCTGtggagaaaaaatataaaaaatagtttaGACCAAACGAGGACTGAAAAATagatacaaaaatgtataaaataaaaatctactgCGGTCACAACCATAAAGATGCACTAATGTTACATTAAGATCTGTTGCCAGCTGCAAGAAAACACTTAGATACATTTCACTTACAACTATAACCCAGGggtttcttaatttgttttttactatatatatatatctctactttcacttcttttgtttttgcaattcatATAGTCACCTACTGAGCaggcaggagaatttatagtaaaaagagtttaaatatttatctttttctcacccacaccaatcatatcgcttttgaagacatggatttaaccactggagttgtatagataACTTTTGCgctgtctttgtgtttttttttttcagcttcaaagttctggtcaccgttcaattgcattgtatagacctaaagagtgcaatattcttctaaaaatctttgtgttcagtagaagaaagtcacatctgggatgacgagtgtaaatgatgagaaaatattcatttctgggcaaactatccctttaaggggttTCTTGCAGCTGGGCCCTGACTTATGCACATCTGCATGTACAGAcacaggtatacacacacacttacggaAGACAAGtatgatgtgtgttgtgtaagtacgGCCTTAAACCACTGAACTATAAGCAAAGCCCTGTAGAGAAACACAATCTACTATTAGTTAATGCAATTTTGCAATGAACAAATTAGAAAACTAATTGGAATAGAATGTTTACTTACGCAAATGGATGCCCTTGCAGTCTTCTGGACAGCTTTAAAAAACCAAAATGATTTCAGTTAAAATCAGCAAAGAATCAACAAATATTTAACCATGACAAGTTGACAACACATACCTCTTCCACCAATGGCAGGACAGCTGGAGGCGGTAACCGGGCAACAGTGTTCTttatcaacatttcttttttggtTTGAAATATTTTCTGTCAGAATGAGAACATGAATTGCTTTTATAGGCAAAAACCAAATGAAACTTTTACATTTGAAACTTGGCTGGGTTCATCTAACAGATGTGGCAAGAGGTATATATGACCTACATTAAGGATCTTTTCATCTTTGCTCTCCAGGCCCTGTACAAGCAAAACAGCAAAACTGTCCGTCTG belongs to Xyrauchen texanus isolate HMW12.3.18 chromosome 16, RBS_HiC_50CHRs, whole genome shotgun sequence and includes:
- the LOC127657280 gene encoding gap junction beta-4 protein-like, with amino-acid sequence MNWTIFQGLLSGVNKYSTAIGRVWLSIVFLFRVMVYVVAAEKVWGDEQKDFTCNTAQPGCHNVCYDHFFPVSHIRLWALQLIFVTCPSFLVLLHVAYREERERKHRLKYGEGCQRLYANTGKKHGGLWWTYVLSLVFKMVVDGTFVYLLYHIYEGYDFPTPLKCSEDPCPNVVDCFISRPTEKKIFTIFMVVTSLVCILLSFCEIIYLVGKRCFECVHRLQGSRQISKARSISNMRSSNACLQSNAKNLASKEQPAPAYSEVISS